Genomic segment of Acetomicrobium thermoterrenum DSM 13490:
TTGTTCGCCCCCTCCGTATTCAACAATCCCTAAATGTAAGGGGTCGTAACCGATTTGGGCTCGGCACCCATTGCGCCAAGCAGCTTTTTACCTATCATTCTTGCCGCTATCAAAGCCTGCCGAACGGCGCCGGAATCACCCGTGAAGGTTATAACCACTTCGTTCGTAAGGGATAATCCTTTTGTAGGCGACAAATAATCGATCAAATCAACTTCAGCGGCCTTTAAAGCCGTATCGCTCATGACGAAACCAATGCCTGCAGGAGCTCCCACTATTAATCCGAAGGCCCTTCCGACAGGCGCGTTGAAGGCTTTATTGCAGGCATAGCTGGCCCTGGCAGTATATTGAAATTCAAGATGTCCTGCGTCATTCGCATAAACATCTCCGAAGGTGCGGCGCAAGTCCTTCAAAGCCACCTCAATGGCTCTCCTTGCATCGGATACGTCCTCCGCCCCGAAAATTATCAACGATCCGTGACCGGCTCCACCTTTGGTATCCCTGGGAAGCTCTAAGGACACTATCTCGGTATTGGTAGCTTTTACCGCCTCATCGGCAGCCATTATTTGAGGCCCTGCACCTGTTCTGGCCGAAAAGATCCCCACGGATCTGAATTTTTTGTCTATGCCCAACTTTTCCTGAAGCATAGGCTCAACGTTGGCCACGACCAGGCCTATGGTGTCGCCCTCGGAGATGCCGACGTATTCGGTAACGCCAACGACGCTCTGTACGCTTACATTTGGCGTTTCACACTTCTCCTTTTCTTGCGCAGCCTTCTCGGGGGTTACGACAGTGCTGCCGCTTCCGAGGCGTTTCATAACTTCGTCCATGACCTTTTGCATGATATCCTGTTCCATCAATCACACCTCCACAAGGTGGCTTAGCCCAGTTTAGGCAAAAGCTTCTCGGTATCACTGTGTGGCCTTGGAATGACGTGAACCGAAACTATCTCGCCTACACGTTTCGCCGAGGCCGCTCCCGCATCAACCGCTGCCTTCACCGCTCCAACGTCACCGCGAACCATTACGGTAACCAGGCCCGAACCAATTTTCTCGTAGCCGATAAGTCTGACGTTCGCTGCTTTGACCATTGCATCGGCAGCCTCGATGGCTCCGACCAGTCCCTTTGTTTCGATCATTCCCAACGCTTCTCCATTCACGGTCTTGCACACCTCCTGATGAACTTTTCAATTTTTTGCTTTAAAGCAGCTATCCCTTCTCCTGTTAAGGCAGAGACGCAAACCACCTCCTCAACTCCCGCTTCCGCCAAAAACTTTTTTGCAATTTTTATCCGATCTTC
This window contains:
- the pduB gene encoding propanediol utilization microcompartment protein PduB, which translates into the protein MEQDIMQKVMDEVMKRLGSGSTVVTPEKAAQEKEKCETPNVSVQSVVGVTEYVGISEGDTIGLVVANVEPMLQEKLGIDKKFRSVGIFSARTGAGPQIMAADEAVKATNTEIVSLELPRDTKGGAGHGSLIIFGAEDVSDARRAIEVALKDLRRTFGDVYANDAGHLEFQYTARASYACNKAFNAPVGRAFGLIVGAPAGIGFVMSDTALKAAEVDLIDYLSPTKGLSLTNEVVITFTGDSGAVRQALIAARMIGKKLLGAMGAEPKSVTTPYI
- a CDS encoding BMC domain-containing protein; the protein is MNGEALGMIETKGLVGAIEAADAMVKAANVRLIGYEKIGSGLVTVMVRGDVGAVKAAVDAGAASAKRVGEIVSVHVIPRPHSDTEKLLPKLG